Proteins encoded together in one Plasmodium vivax chromosome 6, whole genome shotgun sequence window:
- a CDS encoding haloacid dehalogenase, putative (encoded by transcript PVX_111055A) — protein sequence MTAKMLDIVDQAGKSVSRENLKDEIKILFTDIDGTLLNSDHKLSPQNMQTIIKAKEKGIKIVLATGRPTFSVQGVIGEELKKNDLKLFPGIYLNGCITYDEKGERIIDHVLNDELKMDIYNFSKKEKFDQYCIWYTLEKTFCFTINDEIRSYMNVESVTPEIINEETFKTLRVYKVLMCLNEQNVCSVFQSCKDLFAHKINVANTFMNYIELFHQKTNKFEGVKKICESYNISLNNALVIGDGENDMEMLEGVPTSVSPSNASEKVKRCAKYVGPSNNDSVVSYVLQRFCGV from the coding sequence ATGACGGCGAAAATGCTGGACATAGTGGACCAAGCGGGAAAAAGCGTGAGCAGAGAAAACCTGAAggacgaaataaaaattctgtTCACAGACATAGATGGGACGCTACTTAACAGTGACCATAAGCTATCCCCCCAGAACATGCAGACGATAATAAAGGCGAAAGAAAAGGGCATAAAAATTGTGCTGGCAACGGGGAGACCCACATTCTCCGTACAGGGGGTGATAggggaagaattaaaaaaaaatgacttaaAGTTATTCCCAGGAATATACCTAAATGGATGCATAACGTATGATGAGAAGGGAGAAAGAATAATTGACCACGTCCTTAATGATGAGTTAAAAATggacatttataatttttcaaaaaaagaaaaattcgaTCAGTACTGCATTTGGTATACTCTCGAAAAAACCTTCTGCTTCACCATAAATGATGAAATCAGGAGCTACATGAATGTAGAGAGTGTTACTCCAGAAATTATTAATGAAGAGACTTTTAAAACGTTGAGGGTGTATAAAGTGCTCATGTGTTTAAATGAGCAAAACGTTTGCTCCGTCTTTCAATCGTGCAAGGATCTGTTTGCCCACAAAATTAATGTGGCAAATACGTTCATGAATTATATAGAATTATTTCACCAGAAAACCAATAAGTTtgagggggtgaaaaagATTTGCGAGAGTTATAACATCAGTTTGAACAACGCCCTGGTCATTGGGGATGGTGAGAACGACATGGAAATGCTCGAGGGCGTGCCCACTTCTGTTTCCCCCAGCAATGCCTCcgagaaggtgaagaggtgTGCCAAGTATGTCGGCCCCTCCAACAACGACAGCGTCGTCAGTTACGTGCTGCAGCGGTTTTGCGGGGTGTAG
- a CDS encoding hypothetical protein, conserved (encoded by transcript PVX_111060A) produces the protein MVKHKDYKKSDLVRILSSNVSKERNKAVKLLKKFEPLPRKHLDSKFDPKSAVVHKYSSLKAFMCWRCDKVKQTNVKVHWDTAEGLKIICTSCHGNLLAMKEVEKVRKENNTNKEIVKNLSNL, from the exons ATGGTCAAGCACAAGGACTACAAGAAGAGCGACTTGGTGCGCATCCTGTCGTCGAACGTCAGCAAGGAGAGGaacaaagcggtgaagcTCCTGAAGAAGTTTGAGCCCCTCCCGAGGAAGCACCTGGATAGTAAATTCGATCCCAAAAGTGCAGTTGTGCACAAGTACAGTTCTTTGAAGGCCTTCAT GTGCTGGAGGTGCGACAAAGTTAAGCAGACCAATGTGAAGGTTCACTGGGACACGGCAGAAG GACTGAAGATCATCTGCACGTCGTGCCATGGGAACCTGCTCGCGATGAAAGAGGTGGAGAAAGtgagaaaagaaaacaacACCAATAaggaaattgtaaaaaatttgagcaACCTGtag
- a CDS encoding DNA binding protein Myb2, putative (encoded by transcript PVX_111045A), producing the protein MRIQIKGGIWKNCEDEVLKAAVMKYGLNNWSRVASLLVRKSAKQCKARWYEWLDPSVKKTEWSKEEEEKLLHLAKLFPTQWRTIAPIVGRTAKQCLDHYEYLLDEAEGKVYDKNKNPRQLRPGEIDPAPETKPAKADPVDMDEDEKEMLAEAKARLANTKGKKAKRKAREKQLEQARRLALLQKKRELKAAGIVSTTSGYKKNDKHRIDHVKEILFERKPAKGFFDVSEEQALTHFDEKKESKYKSVKSMDVDNINEVAASPYDHHDEANASKKKTPSKGKRNNEEKDLLLAIENYDKQYNELSHLRKRVRLNLPEPILNENELEEIIQINKEASSFNQIIKEQNEKNIHNGITISNILPSVTSSPFVLNERDRFSSVGTNFYSKSIAFSSKLDFGIQQAAQSLISRNMNEPIIGAGGSLHTKRQVKRHINGQTNLPPRGEDAEEGPDEGPDDSGEDEEDLSPMLHDEPKNIAQNVQAVKEEIESQKILNQSETPTKGRNHLKDKIINDIRSNQKNASLYAHSIISYKMGRNENSVLDKNTLLSELYDEDYEEKIDRAKLLIKSSLAHLPKESNVIELQIPEDLNEQESQINYEHVQVEKDMQDIEKEKKLEQLKREQERFNSQNKVIRWNLPRPYFLPKMNLTPSVPSPPLPSTAEDATSKEVESAVLNEMLLLIKNDMFNYPMKNGTPIQKRVPLDGVEETYMRMALQSVQAELHKMTPQEGEAVNPDGEQADEMKPTEEVHLSEEVHPFEEAPPSRTRQPHNFETWSELNEQVLFCPAQNAYTFIERMSERDIKESYKHTCEKLNKFIHKNMELYKKTENKYDVYTKGYERKIKGYKKSFDSQFSLYVNYSNEKDALSTLHEREKAYARERIREEREENQKEIEYHKSLQRLYVELLEDNKRLREGDSKPVSVS; encoded by the coding sequence ATGAGGATCCAAATCAAGGGAGGCATATGGAAGAACTGCGAAGATGAGGTGCTGAAGGCGGCCGTGATGAAATACGGCCTGAACAACTGGTCGAGAGTTGCGTCCCTTCTGGTGAGGAAGTCAGCCAAGCAGTGCAAAGCCAGGTGGTATGAGTGGCTAGACCCATCAGTGAAAAAAACGGAGTGGagcaaagaggaggaggagaagcttCTACACCTGGCCAAGCTATTCCCAACACAATGGAGAACAATTGCCCCCATAGTTGGGAGGACAGCCAAGCAATGCTTAGACCATTATGAGTACCTCCTAGATGAAGCAGAAGGGAAGGTGTATGACAAGAACAAAAATCCGAGACAGCTACGACCAGGAGAAATAGATCCTGCACCGGAGACCAAACCTGCAAAGGCGGACCCCGTAGATATGGATgaagacgaaaaagaaatgttaGCAGAAGCAAAAGCGAGGCTTGCAAAtaccaaggggaagaaggcgaaGAGGAAGGCGAGAGAAAAACAGTTAGAACAAGCTAGACGGTTGGCtctgttgcaaaaaaaaagggagttaAAAGCCGCAGGAATAGTTTCCACCACCTCgggttacaaaaaaaatgataaacacAGAATAGACCATGTGAAGGAGATCCTATTTGAAAGGAAACCGGCCAAGGGATTCTTCGATGTGAGTGAGGAACAGGCGCTAACCCActttgatgaaaaaaaagagagcaaATATAAAAGCGTGAAATCGATGGACGTGGACAATATAAACGAGGTAGCAGCGAGTCCGTATGATCACCACGATGAGGCAAACgcttcaaaaaagaaaacgccttccaaggggaaaagaaacaacGAAGAGAAGGACCTCCTTCTGGCCATCGAAAATTACGATAAGCAGTACAACGAGTTGAGTCACCTAAGAAAAAGGGTCCGGCTGAATCTACCAGAACCCATTTTAAACGAAAACGAATTGGAagaaataattcaaattaaCAAAGAAGCTAGCTCGTTCAatcaaattataaaagaacaGAATGAGAAGAACATCCATAACGGAATAACCATCAGCAACATTCTGCCGAGTGTCACGagctccccttttgtgttAAACGAGAGGGATAGATTCTCATCCGTAGGAACCAACTTTTACAGCAAGTCGATTGCCTTCTCGAGCAAACTGGATTTCGGCATACAGCAGGCAGCCCAGAGTCTCATATCAAGAAATATGAACGAGCCGATCATTGGGGCGGGGGGGTCCCTCCACACGAAGCGGCAGGTTAAGCGGCATATTAATGGGCAGACGAATcttccccctcggggggaGGATGCAGAGGAAGGGCCAGACGAAGGCCCCGACGACAGCGGGGAGGACGAAGAGGACCTCTCCCCGATGCTGCACGATGAACCGAAAAACATTGCCCAAAATGTTCAGGCGgtgaaagaagaaatagaaaGCCAGAAAATTTTGAACCAAAGTGAGACCCCCACCAAAGGGAGAAACCACTTGAAGGACAAAATCATAAACGACATCAGGAGCAACCAGAAGAATGCCAGTCTGTATGCCCACTCGATCATATCTTATAAGAtgggaagaaatgaaaactCCGTTTTGGATAAGAACACTCTGCTGAGCGAGTTGTACGATGAGGATtacgaagaaaaaatcgaCCGAGCTAAACTGCTCATCAAATCTTCCCTGGCACATTTGCCCAAAGAGTCCAACGTGATCGAGCTGCAAATTCCGGAGGACTTAAACGAACAGGAGtcacaaataaattatgaacaCGTTCAGGTAGAAAAAGACATGCAAGAtatcgaaaaggaaaaaaaattggagcaACTTAAAAGAGAACAGGAAAGGTTTAATAGCCAAAATAAAGTTATTAGGTGGAATTTGCCAAGGCCTTATTTCCTTCCCAAAATGAATTTAACCCCGTCGGTAccatccccccctttgcccaGCACTGCTGAGGATGCCACATCCAAAGAGGTGGAAAGTGCCGTGCTTAACGAAATGCTCCTTTTGATCAAAAACGATATGTTTAATTACCCGATGAAAAATGGCACGCCCATTCAGAAAAGGGTCCCCCTCGATGGTGTGGAAGAAACCTACATGCGGATGGCCCTCCAGTCTGTGCAGGCCGAGTTGCACAAGATGACACcccaggagggggaagcggttaaCCCAGACGGGGAGCAGGCGGATGAGATGAAACCCACGGAGGAAGTTCACCTCTCTGAGGAAGTGCACCCCTTTGAGGAAGCCCCCCCGTCGCGCACCCGCCAACCACACAACTTCGAAACGTGGAGCGAACTAAACGAGCAAGTCCTCTTCTGCCCCGCCCAAAACGCATACACGTTCATCGAGCGCATGAGCGAGCGAGACATCAAAGAGAGTTACAAACACACATGTGAAAAGCTAAACAAGTTCATTCACAAAAATATGGAGCTCtataaaaaaacagaaaacaAATACGACGTGTACACAAAGGGCTATGagcgaaaaattaaaggttATAAAAAATCCTTTGACTCTCAATTCAGTTTGTATGTAAATTATTCGAATGAGAAGGACGCGCTCAGCACTCTGCATGAGCGGGAGAAGGCCTATGCCCGTGAGCGCATTCGGGAGGAACGAGAGGAAAACCAAAAGGAAATTGAGTACCACAAGTCGCTCCAGCGGCTGTACGTTGAGCTGCTTGAGGATAACAAGCGCTTGCGGGAGGGAGACTCCAAACCGGTCTCCGTATCGTAG
- a CDS encoding uncharacterized protein (encoded by transcript PVX_111040A), with the protein MVLEDFNTLPLIKSIREDNLENVLKFLVENYKEYEVNDKGEYTSKIEIIDKQTHSTPLFYVTARKNDEESVEICKLLIERFAICNPTAKDLMKQTCLFYAAREGHTNLCTYLIEKGCNPNDADNFGQTCLFYASREGKTECVETLIKKGANPNLLDLNKQTCLFYACRDGRYDTVKCLLENGVNPAIKDAQRRTALTFAKGNGHNNIINLLKSAGTLSKPSAEAATTKNAAGAQGGKVKSEGNAVASTPGDPNSNANALRKKYKLQYRPLEEEDPQLWVDAPLIKLKEFERKFPDIALWPRNVTTTPNVEVNHSNDPFNKQWYLLANQIIQSLSKYEGGHIFEKLVDAKKQNCPDYYDVIKNPMSFSCVKTKLKKGQYGLPTEFIKDVQLIFDNCSLYNTSGSLVAITGKNIEAYFNNQLIVTGYNNFVTKANTINERLQKVEDENVKWSAEREQPGEENKEQQPVAPTV; encoded by the exons ATGGTACTGGAAGATTTTAACACCCTACCCCTAATCAAGTCCATAAGAGAAGATAACCTTGAAAATGTGCTCAAATTTTTGGTggaaaattacaaagaaTATGAGGTGAATGACAAGGGAGAGTATACCAGTAAAATCGAAATCATAGACAAGCAGACGCACTCCACACCTTTGTTTTACGTGACGGCGAggaaaaatgatgaagaatcGGTAGAGATATGTAAGTTACTAATTGAAAGATTTGCCATTTGTAATCCCACGGCAAAAGATTTAATGAAACAGACTTGCTTGTTTTATGCTGCCAGAGAAGGGCATACCAATTTATGTACGTATTTAATTGAAAAGGGTTGTAACCCTAATGACGCGGATAATTTTGGACAAACGtgccttttttatgcttcaAGAGAAGGGAAGACTGAATGTGTGGAGACTTTAATAAAGAAAGGGGCCAACCCTAACTTGCTAGATTTGAATAAACAGACTTGTTTGTTTTATGCGTGCAGGGATGGGCGATACGACACCGTGAAGTGCCTGCTGGAGAACGGGGTGAACCCCGCCATCAAGGACGCGCAGAGGCGAACCGCTTTGACCTTCGCCAAGGGGAATGGGCACAACAACATTATCAACTTGCTCAAGAGTGCGGGGACCCTCAGCAAGCCGTCTGCGGAGGCGGCCACCACAA AAAACGCAGCTGGTGCCCAAGGAGGGAAGGTGAAGAGTGAAGGAAACGCAGTTGCCAGCACCCCCGGGGATCCCAACAgtaatg CCAACGCGCTGCGAAAGAAGTATAAGCTGCAGTACCGGCCgctggaggaagaagacccGCAGCTGTGGGTGGACGCGCCACTGATCAAGTTAAAAGAATTTGAGAGGAAGTTCCCCGACATAGCCTTGTGGCCAAGGAACGTGACCACCACTCCAAACGTAGAAGTGAACCACTCAAATGATCCCTTCAACAAGCAGTGGTACCTTTTAGCCAACCAAATAATTCAGAGCCTAAGCAAATACGAAGGGGGGCATATCTTCGAAAAGCTAGTAGACgcgaaaaaacaaaactgtCCAGATTACTAcgatgttataaaaaatccAATGTCATTTAGTTGCGTAAAAACTAAATTGAAGAAGGGTCAATACGGGTTGCCGACTGAATTTATTAAAGACGTCCAATTAATTTTTGATAATTGTAGCTTGTATAATACGTCTGGGTCCCTTGTTGCCATTACGGGGAAGAACATCGAGGCTTATTTTAACAACCAGTTAATCGTGACAGGGTACAATAACTTCGTCACCAAGGCGAACACCATAAATGAGCGTTTGCAAAAGGTGGAAGATGAAAATGTCAAGTGGAGTGCCGAGCGGGAGCAGCCGGGCGAGGAGAACAAGGAGCAGCAGCCAGTCGCACCGACCGTGTGA
- a CDS encoding WD domain, G-beta repeat domain containing protein (encoded by transcript PVX_111050A), giving the protein MEDDAGKNPNGGPADLSGQSDNVVGDDEYPEEFSESGESNEFSEGGKEERYGGREDRCETPHASNLQPERESKLPFAKMKEEVLHVHKKNISGLKTVRKGSSLILTGNDNCIRVYEFQSMNREDKSCSKLITLAEGSTIQSVDATSNLLLVANGNKSFVYDRTGKLVKNTIRGDMYITDANKTKGHTRSVNCCRFHPCNESIFASASLDSTVRIWDLEKNNCYGIDKELVHHQCIKVVNEKNMMQNNVLCCQFVRDGNSIILGCENGQIEVRNKISNDYMFSYKPKQHIGRDLSHSDSIVDILTCKKRDHFFFTRSLDNTVKYWDRRNLQRCVKSIEGIPTIFKNSSMSLWGADERYLVLGTQERKEVPTDEVALKERAVGDPGGSTPHGKEHFPQELKRKGADLYANNYVKVYQGDEDMEQFLNQVAASNKTVKCIKGALQIYDTYGEVFSLVHERRYEEAGIICTHFSDHIGQLFLGTTDGNCLVYYHDERSGDEQRSGVEERSGDDLYGDADRCGVPPVGRKKKGGVLEYLHKGVKRKRERASFYTNSEHIYNLDSLPKEIKITDAGDVLIKKDLINAKVKMNPKLSSFTANAYEKKRQVGMYSKYIVDANPSGKDPSSSQTNKGNEYEEEDIVEKLRKREQSKQGGDYFMNAYKYTQPSAIIDYSSGEEQEYSQLLKKPKCPQCGVKNCVCGFMRSGGRRAR; this is encoded by the coding sequence ATGGAGGACGACGCGGGGAAGAACCCAAACGGAGGGCCAGCCGACTTGAGCGGCCAAAGCGACAACGTGGTGGGGGATGACGAGTACCCCGAGGAGTTTTCCGAGTCGGGCGAGTCCAATGAGTTTTCAGAGGGGGGTAAAGAAGAACGCTATGGGGGAAGGGAAGATCGCTGTGAGACCCCCCATGCGAGTAACCTGCAACCCGAGAGGGAATCAAAACTcccatttgcaaaaatgaaagaagaGGTCCTGCATGTGCACAAGAAAAACATAAGCGGGTTGAAGACGGTACGAAAGGGAAGCAGCCTCATACTGACCGGCAACGACAACTGCATCCGCGTATACGAATTTCAGAGCATGAATAGGGAGGACAAAAGCTGCTCCAAACTTATCACCCTAGCAGAAGGGTCCACCATTCAGTCAGTAGATGCGACTAGTAACCTACTTTTGGTGGCGAATGGAAATAAGTCCTTTGTGTATGACCGGACAGGGAAGCTAGTGAAAAACACCATCAGGGGAGACATGTACATTACGGATGCTAACAAAACGAAGGGACACACGAGAAGCGTTAACTGCTGTCGGTTCCACCCATGCAATGAAAGCATCTTCGCAAGTGCTAGTTTAGATAGCACCGTTAGAATTTGGGActtagaaaaaaacaactgtTACGGAATTGATAAAGAACTAGTGCACCACCAATGTATAAAAGTGGTGAATGAAAAGAACATGATGCAAAATAATGTCCTTTGCTGTCAGTTCGTTCGAGATGGGAACTCCATCATCTTGGGATGTGAAAATGGCCAGATTGAAgtgagaaataaaatatcaaaTGATTATATGTTCAGCTACAAACCTAAGCAACACATCGGAAGGGACCTTTCCCATTCGGATTCCATTGTTGACATTTTgacttgcaaaaaaagggatcattttttcttcaccagGAGCTTAGATAACACCGTTAAGTATTGGGACCGCAGGAACCTACAGAGGTGCGTTAAAAGCATTGAGGGCATTCCgaccatttttaaaaacagcaGCATGTCTTTGTGGGGGGCTGATGAGCGGTACTTGGTGCTCGGCACACAGGAAAGGAAGGAAGTGCCAACGGATGAGGTGGCTTTAAAGGAGCGGGCCGTAGGAGACCCTGGAGGAAGTACCCCTCATGGAAAGGAGCACTTCCCCCAGGAACTGAAAAGGAAGGGAGCCGATTTATATGCCAACAACTATGTGAAGGTCTACCAGGGGGATGAAGACATGGAGCAGTTCCTAAACCAAGTGGCTGCTTCGAACAAAACGGTAAAGTGCATAAAGGGCGCTCTGCAAATTTATGACACTTACGGGGAGGTCTTCTCCTTGGTGCATGAGAGGCGGTACGAGGAGGCAGGCATCATCTGCACGCATTTCAGCGACCACATAGGTCAGCTCTTTCTGGGCACCACGGATGGGAACTGCCTTGTGTACTACCATGATGAGCGTAGCGGTGATGAGCAGCGCAGCGGTGTTGAGGAGCGCAGCGGTGATGACCTGTATGGAGATGCTGACCGCTGCGGCGTACCCCCcgtggggaggaagaaaaagggaggcgTCCTTGAGTACCTGCACAAGGGCGTCAAGCGAAAACGGGAAAGGGCCTCCTTCTACACCAACTCTGAGCACATATACAATTTGGACAGCCTGccaaaggaaataaaaataacggACGCTGGGGATGTGCTTATAAAGAAGGACCTCATCAATGCGAAGGTTAAAATGAACCCCAAGCTCAGCTCGTTCACAGCAAATGCATATGAGAAGAAGAGGCAAGTCGGCATGTACTCTAAATATATTGTAGATGCCAACCCTAGTGGGAAGGACCCGTCCAGCAGCCAAACCAACAAGGGAAACGAgtatgaagaggaagacatCGTAGAAAAGTTGCGAAAAAGAGAACAGAGCAAACAAGGGGGGGACTACTTTATGAACGCCTACAAGTACACGCAGCCGAGTGCCATAATTGACTATTCCTCTGGTGAGGAGCAGGAGTACTCGCAGCTTTTGAAGAAGCCCAAGTGCCCCCAGTGCGGGGTTAAGAACTGCGTCTGCGGGTTTATGCgctcgggggggaggcgcgccAGATGA
- a CDS encoding aspartyl protease, putative (encoded by transcript PVX_111035A) yields the protein MRPNFVARIGLLCLLNIWLSTFSSPLLKNGGGSRFYAASQGVDKMRRNSPHSARGDLPSERIDQMNNPILIKLIKQDIPGKKMTTYYGQVAVGEKSENVVNVLFDTGSTEFWIPFENCKGTNFPDSHKKYKRTKSFRNKFNKEGLPTLLEVNYLSGKVIGFDGYDTVKLGANLSVPNTNIAFATKIEIPVLEEFKWDGILGLGFENEDSRKRGMKPFLDHLKDENILTERGYKNQFGYYLSDRGGFISFGGVDSRLKRSSEEEVMWSPVSTEMGFWTIDIVGVRKEYEPNVNVKGNQKEVVVKYEGFHDGGKKSIVDTGTFFIYAPKKTMESYLSGLEINSCEDKDKLPYIVFQIKSKGIEGIKGSAVIELVLSPNDYVIEYLNEENWTRECVVGIQADEQKEESHIDGWTLGQIFIKSYYTIFDKDNLQIGFVRSRKEKGNEKKGDHFRGSFLNVRTKRGSGSGNARRRGTYNGPLSA from the exons ATGAGGCCCAACTTCGTTGCGCGAATTGGGCTTCTGTGCCTGCTGAACATATGGCTAAGCACATTTTCCTCgccccttttaaaaaatggagggggaAGCCGCTTCTACGCCGCTTCCCAGGGGGTAGACAAAATGCGGAGGAATTCTCCCCACAGCGCACGTGGTGATCTCCCCTCAGAAAGGATCGACCAAATGAACAACCCCATTTTAATCAAATTGATCAAGCAAGACATACCAGGGAAGAAAATGACAACGTACTATGGCCAAGTGGCCGTAGGAGAGAAGTCAGAAAATGTGGTGAATGTCTTATTCGACACGGGCTCTACCGAGTTTTGGATTCCATTCGAAAATTGCAAAGGAACCAATTTTCCCGATtctcacaaaaaatataagcgCACCAAATcatttagaaataaatttaacaaGGAGGGTCTCCCAACGTTGTTGGAGGTTAACTATCTCAGTGGGAAGGTCATCGGGTTTGACG GCTACGACACGGTAAAGTTGGGCGCAAATCTCTCCGTTCCGAACACAAACATTGCCTTTGCT ACGAAGATAGAAATACCCGTCTTAGAAGAATTTAAGTGG gatGGCATTTTAGGTCTCGGATTTGAGAACGAGGATTCGAGGAAGCGCGGGATGAAGCCCTT CTTGGACCATTTGAAGGATGAAAATATCTTAACGGAGAGGGGCTACAAGAACCAGTTTGGCTATTACCTATCTGATAGAG GGGGGTTCATCAGCTTCGGGGGGGTGGACAGCCGGTTGAAGAGATCATCCGAGGAGGAAGTTAT GTGGAGCCCCGTTTCGACCGAGATGGGCTTCTGGACAA TCGACATCGTGGGAGTGAGAAAGGAATACGAGCCAAACGTGAACGTCAAAGGAAACCAAAAGGAGGTGGTCGTGAAGTACGAAGGTTTTCACGATGGAGGGAAGAAGTCCATTGTGGACACAGGGACGTTCTTTATATATGCCCCGAAGAAAACGATGGAGAGTTACCTAAGCGGGTTGGAAATAAATTCTTGTGAGGATAAAGACAAGCTCCCTTACATTGTGTTTCAAATAAAATCGAAAGGAATTGAAGGGATAAAAGGCTCGGCCGTCATCGAATTGGTTCTTTCGCCAAACGACTACGTCATTGAGTACCTGAATGAGGAGAACTGGACCAGAGAATGCGTCGTGGGGATTCAGGCAGACGAACAGAAGGAGGAAAGTCACATCGACGGATGGACACTAGGGcagatatttataaaatcttACTACACCATTTTCGATAAGGATAATTTACAAATAGGCTTCGTTCGAAgtaggaaagaaaaaggaaacgaaaaaaagggcgacCATTTTAGGGGGTCATTTCTTAACGTAAGGACAAAGAGGGGCAGCGGTAGTGGCAATGCCCGTCGGAGGGGGACTTACAACGGACCCCTCTCagcataa